The following are encoded together in the Glycine max cultivar Williams 82 chromosome 8, Glycine_max_v4.0, whole genome shotgun sequence genome:
- the LOC100780884 gene encoding probable serine/threonine-protein kinase SIS8 isoform X1 — translation MKNILKKLHIMSNQSEDAQGATSSKSNKSSSDGSSSSTAPKKLSNWLHSVSNRQSPSPPSPNLARGEIMDPSDSVSSGGLDVVSDSARRDSESSTSRDPEVEEEYQIQLALELSAKEDPEAVQIEAVKQISLGSCDPDNTPAEVVAYRYWNYNALGYDDKISDGFYDLYGILTEATSARMPSLVDLQGTPTSDDVTWEAVLVNRAADSNLLKLEQEAMEMAVNSRKDFEVVLDSDLVHKLAIVVAEYMGGSVEDHESMLRAWRSLSYSLKATLGSMVLPLGSLTIGLARHRALLFKVLADTLGIPCRLVKGLQYMGSNDVAMNFVKIEDGREYIVDLMAAPGTLIPSDATGSHIECDDSSFVASPSSRELDSHVASFSSGVGSSSEEASDSGTLDKDNKSKYFGYARKESNVSGAATGKEELKRPSNESNNTPYEEKIILQESPIRSNYPYMHGRSPSWTEGISSPAVRRMKVKDVSQYMIDAAKENPNLAQKLHDILLESGVVAPPNLFSEIYHGQLSTPTEANFPTEQKDENKQGSVQQETKTDDNLVPARFLPPLPHHRVHRKVTPSSSSQLEHSKPVEGLGIGLPLDSGEAAGQHISSQVEATQVKYGKNMPVAAAAAAAAAVVASSMVVAVTKSNADSNLEIPVAAAATATAAAVVATTAAVSKQYEQGSWSGGDTEGAGCEPKCSGDGEHNALGENTEGERKSDRSVSNDSTKSDSALDDVAEYDIPWDEIAVGERIGLGSYGEVYRGEWHGTEVAVKKLLYQDISGELLEEFKSEVQIMKRLRHPNVVLFMGAVTRPPNLSIVSEFLPRGSLYRLIHRPNNQLDERRRLQMALDAARGMNYLHNCTPVIVHRDLKSPNLLVDKNWVVKVCDFGLSRMKHSTFLSSRSTAGTAEWMAPEVLRNELSDEKCDVFSYGVILWELSTLQQPWGGMNPMQVVGAVGFQHRRLDIPDNVDPAIADIIRQCWQTDPKLRPTFTEIMAALKPLQKPITASQVHRLSVQSSRVAEDPAG, via the exons ATGAAGAACATTCTTAAGAAGCTTCATATCATGTCCAATCAATCAGAAGATGCCCAAGGGGCTACTTCATCAAAGAGCAACAAGTCCAGTAGTGATGGTTCATCTTCATCCACTGCCCCAAAGAAGCTTTCCAATTGGTTGCATTCAGTTTCTAATAGGCAGAGTCCCAGTCCTCCATCTCCCAACCTGGCTAGAGGAGAAATAATGGACCCGTCTGATTCAGTGAGCAGTGGTGGTTTGGATGTTGTGTCTGATTCAGCGAGGCGTGATTCGGAGTCTAGCACGTCGAGGGATCCTGAAGTGGAGGAGGAGTATCAGATACAACTGGCTTTGGAGCTGAGTGCAAAAGAGGATCCCGAGGCTGTACAGATTGAAGCTGTTAAGCAGATCAGTTTGGGATCCTGTGACCCTGATAATACGCCAGCTGAAGTTGTGGCCTACCGTTACTGG AATTACAATGCTCTTGGTTATGATGACAAAATCTCAGATGGTTTCTATGATCTGTATGGGATCTTGACCGAGGCAACCTCTGCAAGAATGCCTTCTCTTGTAGATCTGCAAGGAACACCGACCTCAGATGATGTCACATGGGAAGCAGTCTTGGTCAATAGGGCTGCTGATTCAAATTTGTTGAAACTTGAACAAGAAGCCATGGAGATGGCCGTCAATTCAAgaaaagattttgaagtagtttTAGATAGTGATTTGGTACACAAGCTTGCAATAGTAGTGGCTGAATATATGGGTGGATCAGTTGAAGATCACGAAAGTATGTTAAGAGCATGGAGGAGTCTTAGTTACAGTCTAAAAGCAACCCTCGGTAGCATGGTTTTGCCACTTGGTTCACTGACCATTGGATTGGCTCGGCATCGTGCATTGTTATTCAAG GTTTTAGCTGACACTTTGGGCATCCCGTGTCGATTGGTGAAAGGACTGCAGTATATGGGTTCCAACGATGTGGCAATGAACTTTGTCAAGATTGAGGATGGAAG GGAGTACATTGTTGACCTAATGGCAGCTCCTGGAACACTTATTCCATCTGATGCTACTGGATCACACATTGAGTGTGACGATTCTTCCTTTGTAGCCAGTCCTTCATCAAGAGAGCTTGATTCTCATGTAGCATCGTTCAGCAGTGGGGTTGGAAGTTCATCTGAAGAAGCTTCTGACTCTGGTACTCTGGATAAAGATAATAAATCAAAGTATTTTGGCTATGCAAGGAAAGAATCCAATGTAAGCGGGGCTGCTACGGGCAAGGAAGAATTGAAGAGACCATCAAATGAATCCAATAATACCCCCTATGAGGAGAAGATCATACTGCAAGAATCCCCTATCAGATCTAATTATCCATATATGCATGGAAGATCTCCTTCTTGGACTGAAGGGATCAGTTCCCCTGCCGTGCGTAGAATGAAAGTCAAAGATGTTTCCCAATATATGATTGATGCTGCTAAGGAGAACCCTAACTTGGCTCAAAAACTTCATGATATTTTGCTTGAAAGTGGTGTTGTTGCACCTCCAAACTTATTTTCTGAAATTTATCATGGGCAGTTAAGTACCCCAACCGAGGCCAATTTTCCAACTgaacaaaaagatgaaaataaacaaGGAAGTGTGCAGCAAGAAACTAAGACTGATGACAATCTAGTTCCTGCTCGATTTTTGCCTCCTTTGCCTCACCACCGAGTTCACCGCAAAGTAACTCCTAGCAGTAGCAGTCAGCTGGAGCATTCTAAGCCTGTTGAGGGCTTAGGAATTGGCCTTCCTCTTGATTCAGGGGAAGCTGCTGGACAGCACATATCATCACAGGTAGAAGCAACTCAGGTAAAGTATGGGAAAAATATGCCAGTTGCGGCAGCTGCAGCTGCAGCTGCTGCTGTTGTTGCATCTTCTATGGTAGTTGCTGTAACAAAGTCGAACGCTGACTCGAATCTTGAGATTCCTGTAGCAGCAGCTGCTACTGCTACTGCTGCAGCTGTTGTAGCAACCACTGCTGCTGTAAGTAAGCAGTATGAGCAGGGAAGTTGGAGTGGTGGTGATACAGAGGGTGCTGGTTGTGAGCCGAAGTGTAGTGGTGATGGAGAGCATAATGCTTTAGGAGAAAACACAGAAGGCGAGAGAAAATCTGATCGATCAGTAAGTAATGACAGCACAAAGTCTGATTCAGCGCTAGATGATGTTGCTGAGTATGATATTCCGTGGGATGAAATTGCGGTGGGAGAGCGTATTGGACTTG GATCATATGGGGAAGTTTACCGTGGTGAATGGCATGGAACT GAAGTTGCTGTAAAAAAGCTTCTATATCAAGATATCTCTGGTGAATTACTTGAAGAATTCAAAAGTGAG GTCCAAATAATGAAAAGACTGAGGCATCCAAATGTTGTTCTCTTCATGGGAGCTGTAACTCGACCTCCAAATCTTTCAATTGTTTCTGAATTTCTTCCTAG AGGGAGTTTGTATAGATTAATTCACCGACCTAACAATCAATTAGATGAGCGAAGGAGGTTGCAGATGGCCCTTGATGCT GCTCGAGGAATGAACTATCTGCACAACTGCACTCCAGTGATAGTGCATCGTGATTTGAAGTCCCCAAATCTTCTTGTTGACAAAAACTGGGTAGTAAAG GTATGTGATTTTGGCTTATCACGAATGAAGCATAGTACATTCCTTTCTTCCAGATCAACGGCAGGAACA GCTGAGTGGATGGCTCCAGAAGTGTTGAGAAATGAACTTTCAGATGAAAA GTGTGACGTTTTTAGCTATGGGGTCATACTATGGGAGCTCTCTACTTTGCAGCAACCCTGGGGAGGAATGAATCCGATGCAAGTAGTGGGTGCTGTTGGTTTCCAACATCGCCGCCTTGACATTCCAGATAATGTAGACCCTGCCATTGCAGATATTATCAGACAATGCTGGCAGAC TGATCCAAAGTTGAGGCCCACGTTTACTGAAATCATGGCTGCTTTAAAGCCATTGCAGAAGCCAATTACTGCTTCTCAAGTGCATAGACTAAGTGTTCAGTCATCACGAGTTGCTGAAGACCCCGCAGGATAG
- the LOC100780884 gene encoding probable serine/threonine-protein kinase SIS8 isoform X2, producing the protein MPSLVDLQGTPTSDDVTWEAVLVNRAADSNLLKLEQEAMEMAVNSRKDFEVVLDSDLVHKLAIVVAEYMGGSVEDHESMLRAWRSLSYSLKATLGSMVLPLGSLTIGLARHRALLFKVLADTLGIPCRLVKGLQYMGSNDVAMNFVKIEDGREYIVDLMAAPGTLIPSDATGSHIECDDSSFVASPSSRELDSHVASFSSGVGSSSEEASDSGTLDKDNKSKYFGYARKESNVSGAATGKEELKRPSNESNNTPYEEKIILQESPIRSNYPYMHGRSPSWTEGISSPAVRRMKVKDVSQYMIDAAKENPNLAQKLHDILLESGVVAPPNLFSEIYHGQLSTPTEANFPTEQKDENKQGSVQQETKTDDNLVPARFLPPLPHHRVHRKVTPSSSSQLEHSKPVEGLGIGLPLDSGEAAGQHISSQVEATQVKYGKNMPVAAAAAAAAAVVASSMVVAVTKSNADSNLEIPVAAAATATAAAVVATTAAVSKQYEQGSWSGGDTEGAGCEPKCSGDGEHNALGENTEGERKSDRSVSNDSTKSDSALDDVAEYDIPWDEIAVGERIGLGSYGEVYRGEWHGTEVAVKKLLYQDISGELLEEFKSEVQIMKRLRHPNVVLFMGAVTRPPNLSIVSEFLPRGSLYRLIHRPNNQLDERRRLQMALDAARGMNYLHNCTPVIVHRDLKSPNLLVDKNWVVKVCDFGLSRMKHSTFLSSRSTAGTAEWMAPEVLRNELSDEKCDVFSYGVILWELSTLQQPWGGMNPMQVVGAVGFQHRRLDIPDNVDPAIADIIRQCWQTDPKLRPTFTEIMAALKPLQKPITASQVHRLSVQSSRVAEDPAG; encoded by the exons ATGCCTTCTCTTGTAGATCTGCAAGGAACACCGACCTCAGATGATGTCACATGGGAAGCAGTCTTGGTCAATAGGGCTGCTGATTCAAATTTGTTGAAACTTGAACAAGAAGCCATGGAGATGGCCGTCAATTCAAgaaaagattttgaagtagtttTAGATAGTGATTTGGTACACAAGCTTGCAATAGTAGTGGCTGAATATATGGGTGGATCAGTTGAAGATCACGAAAGTATGTTAAGAGCATGGAGGAGTCTTAGTTACAGTCTAAAAGCAACCCTCGGTAGCATGGTTTTGCCACTTGGTTCACTGACCATTGGATTGGCTCGGCATCGTGCATTGTTATTCAAG GTTTTAGCTGACACTTTGGGCATCCCGTGTCGATTGGTGAAAGGACTGCAGTATATGGGTTCCAACGATGTGGCAATGAACTTTGTCAAGATTGAGGATGGAAG GGAGTACATTGTTGACCTAATGGCAGCTCCTGGAACACTTATTCCATCTGATGCTACTGGATCACACATTGAGTGTGACGATTCTTCCTTTGTAGCCAGTCCTTCATCAAGAGAGCTTGATTCTCATGTAGCATCGTTCAGCAGTGGGGTTGGAAGTTCATCTGAAGAAGCTTCTGACTCTGGTACTCTGGATAAAGATAATAAATCAAAGTATTTTGGCTATGCAAGGAAAGAATCCAATGTAAGCGGGGCTGCTACGGGCAAGGAAGAATTGAAGAGACCATCAAATGAATCCAATAATACCCCCTATGAGGAGAAGATCATACTGCAAGAATCCCCTATCAGATCTAATTATCCATATATGCATGGAAGATCTCCTTCTTGGACTGAAGGGATCAGTTCCCCTGCCGTGCGTAGAATGAAAGTCAAAGATGTTTCCCAATATATGATTGATGCTGCTAAGGAGAACCCTAACTTGGCTCAAAAACTTCATGATATTTTGCTTGAAAGTGGTGTTGTTGCACCTCCAAACTTATTTTCTGAAATTTATCATGGGCAGTTAAGTACCCCAACCGAGGCCAATTTTCCAACTgaacaaaaagatgaaaataaacaaGGAAGTGTGCAGCAAGAAACTAAGACTGATGACAATCTAGTTCCTGCTCGATTTTTGCCTCCTTTGCCTCACCACCGAGTTCACCGCAAAGTAACTCCTAGCAGTAGCAGTCAGCTGGAGCATTCTAAGCCTGTTGAGGGCTTAGGAATTGGCCTTCCTCTTGATTCAGGGGAAGCTGCTGGACAGCACATATCATCACAGGTAGAAGCAACTCAGGTAAAGTATGGGAAAAATATGCCAGTTGCGGCAGCTGCAGCTGCAGCTGCTGCTGTTGTTGCATCTTCTATGGTAGTTGCTGTAACAAAGTCGAACGCTGACTCGAATCTTGAGATTCCTGTAGCAGCAGCTGCTACTGCTACTGCTGCAGCTGTTGTAGCAACCACTGCTGCTGTAAGTAAGCAGTATGAGCAGGGAAGTTGGAGTGGTGGTGATACAGAGGGTGCTGGTTGTGAGCCGAAGTGTAGTGGTGATGGAGAGCATAATGCTTTAGGAGAAAACACAGAAGGCGAGAGAAAATCTGATCGATCAGTAAGTAATGACAGCACAAAGTCTGATTCAGCGCTAGATGATGTTGCTGAGTATGATATTCCGTGGGATGAAATTGCGGTGGGAGAGCGTATTGGACTTG GATCATATGGGGAAGTTTACCGTGGTGAATGGCATGGAACT GAAGTTGCTGTAAAAAAGCTTCTATATCAAGATATCTCTGGTGAATTACTTGAAGAATTCAAAAGTGAG GTCCAAATAATGAAAAGACTGAGGCATCCAAATGTTGTTCTCTTCATGGGAGCTGTAACTCGACCTCCAAATCTTTCAATTGTTTCTGAATTTCTTCCTAG AGGGAGTTTGTATAGATTAATTCACCGACCTAACAATCAATTAGATGAGCGAAGGAGGTTGCAGATGGCCCTTGATGCT GCTCGAGGAATGAACTATCTGCACAACTGCACTCCAGTGATAGTGCATCGTGATTTGAAGTCCCCAAATCTTCTTGTTGACAAAAACTGGGTAGTAAAG GTATGTGATTTTGGCTTATCACGAATGAAGCATAGTACATTCCTTTCTTCCAGATCAACGGCAGGAACA GCTGAGTGGATGGCTCCAGAAGTGTTGAGAAATGAACTTTCAGATGAAAA GTGTGACGTTTTTAGCTATGGGGTCATACTATGGGAGCTCTCTACTTTGCAGCAACCCTGGGGAGGAATGAATCCGATGCAAGTAGTGGGTGCTGTTGGTTTCCAACATCGCCGCCTTGACATTCCAGATAATGTAGACCCTGCCATTGCAGATATTATCAGACAATGCTGGCAGAC TGATCCAAAGTTGAGGCCCACGTTTACTGAAATCATGGCTGCTTTAAAGCCATTGCAGAAGCCAATTACTGCTTCTCAAGTGCATAGACTAAGTGTTCAGTCATCACGAGTTGCTGAAGACCCCGCAGGATAG
- the LOC100781416 gene encoding Peptidyl-prolyl cis-trans isomerase FKBP17-2, chloroplastic-like: MATFFGSPPIFSLPLTRTHHISSSSQTPPPTPPPQSQPPTSSPQQLRTTNLNDESMQVCTEAKQQKPIKPSTKVESTDWIATSLTRRFGIGAGLAWVGFLAFGVISEQIKTRLEVSQQEANTRNVEKVEEVVLPNGIRYYELKVGGGASPRPGDLVVIDITGKIESSGEVFVNTFEGDKKPLALVMGSRPYSKGVCEGIEYVLKTMKAGGKRKVIVPPQLGFGENGADFDSGTGVQIPPLATLEYILEVEKVSIAPA; encoded by the exons ATGGCTACATTCTTTGGTTCCCCTCCAATTTTCTCCCTCCCCCTCACTAGAACTCACCACATTTCTTCATCATCACAAACTCCACCACCAACTCCTCCTCCACAATCTCAGCCTCCAACTTCGTCTCCACAGCAGCTAAGAACAACAAATTTGAATGATGAATCAATGCAAGTGTGCACTGAAGCTAAGCAACAGAAGCCCATCAAACCATCCACTAAGGTTGAATCCACAGATTGGATAGCCACTTCCTTGACCAGAAGGTTTGGGATAGGAGCTGGTCTTGCATGGGTTGGCTTTCTTGCATTTGGTGTCATCTCAGAACAAATCAAGACTCGCCTTGAGGTGTCTCAGCAAGAGGCAAATACAAG GAACGTTGAGAAGGTGGAAGAGGTGGTGCTTCCTAATGGCATAAG GTACTATGAGTTGAAAGTTGGTGGTGGCGCATCGCCAAGGCCAGGAGATTTGGTTGTGATTGACATCACGGGAAAAATTGAAAGCAGTGGAGAAGTGTTTGTGAACACATTTGAGGGGGACAAGAAACCATTGGCTCTAGTGATGGGGTCAAGGCCATATAGTAAAGGAGTGTGTGAAGGTATAGAATATGTACTTAAAACTATGAAGGCTGGAGGCAAGAGGAAGGTAATAGTCCCTCCTCAATTGGGGTTTGGAGAGAATGGTGCTGACTTTGACTCAGGCACTGGTGTGCAAATTCCTCCACTTGCTACACTTGAATACATTCTAGAGGTTGAAAAAGTCTCCATTGCACCTGCTTAA